The Choristoneura fumiferana chromosome 10, NRCan_CFum_1, whole genome shotgun sequence genome has a segment encoding these proteins:
- the LOC141431861 gene encoding trypsin CFT-1-like — protein sequence MRFLILFALVGAALAAPKNGQRIVGGSSTTVDQYPYMSNMQYGWFGVWWFQACGGSLLTSTSVISAAHCYIGDSPSEWRVRLGTSMASSGGTEHAVSQLVLHPQYNDVTLDNDVAIVRLSTPATFSNNVGVVSIAGSNYNLADGTIVTAIGWGTLSPGGASPEQLQHVDINIINQEWCASQYAWLKTQPGFGSWPDVTANMLCAGIQHVGGKDACQGDSGGPLAHNRNVLVGITSWGYRCAEAEFPGINARVSRYTDWIVANA from the exons ATGCGTTTCCTCATCCTCTTCGCCCTCGTGGGAGCCGCTCTTG CGGCCCCGAAGAATGGCCAGCGCATCGTGGGTGGGTCCTCGACCACTGTGGACCAGTATCCGTACATGAGCAACATGCAGTACGGCTGGTTCGGCGTCTGGTGGTTCCAGGCTTGCGGGGGATCGCTACTCACCTCCACCTCTGTTATCTCGGCTGCTCACTGCTACAT CGGTGACTCGCCTTCGGAATGGCGCGTGCGCCTGGGCACGTCCATGGCTTCCAGCGGCGGCACCGAGCACGCCGTATCCCAGCTGGTCCTGCACCCTCAGTATAACGACGTAACCCTCGATAACGACGTCGCCATCGTGCGCCTTTCCACCCCGGCAACCTTCAGCAACAACGTTGGTGTTGTCAGCATTGCCGGCTCCAACTACAATCTCGCTGACGGAACCATCGTGACTGCCATCGGATGGGGCACTTTATCT CCGGGCGGTGCCTCACCCGAGCAGCTCCAGCACGTTGACATCAACATCATCAACCAGGAGTGGTGCGCGTCCCAGTACGCTTGGCTGAAGACCCAGCCCGGCTTCGGCAGCTGGCCCGATGTCACCGCTAACATGCTGTGCGCTGGCATCCAACATGTCGGCGGCAAGGACGCCTGCCAG GGTGACTCCGGCGGTCCTCTTGCCCACAACCGCAACGTCCTGGTCGGCATCACCTCCTGGGGCTACCGCTGCGCCGAGGCTGAATTCCCCGGCATCAACGCCCGCGTCTCACGCTACACCGACTGGATCGTCGCCAACGCTTAA
- the LOC141431559 gene encoding uncharacterized protein has translation MDNRIQNNPGILAPVASTAVENRTNNMYILQVKPNDAEGPLEAEAIPLHMLINEQDAENEQYLISVLQAKPLQLFIDQRGQVVTNTNGQYYEIPTPESQNSSDFTNSLRILNTFGTAPEPLKRDVDQTNDVVPENSLADVTMQSSDQDIVYKNADKKAYTSDRKVMQRFVHIKDRVVPPRAVAVLPPALQLRRGVVSPRRPLPARARFGPLEGISRTVSPAELQDLHLESTRSNLPLFLLKTDDDQTVYIDVSDKDKSNWLSLLPLSHTAANLWLYQDGGGLYAAAARPLPARAPLALGYSQEYAAAHGLPPGEPGFSILAELAAPHRQRQWWCHECQRSMSTAALLQRHIDVHHTEERQRRQQRYRCQHCTRTFCRMFTLRRHIARHCTKKVKEEVANEASESVTEILNSSKSDELPELTLNSAHADDSRLPSDESLQTSLLTNNLDFSTNLFDDRMPNLDISGSSKSDNEFNPYSLGFKDDIGLVNASIDFEIEADACNSKENKTENEDSLLLTCRYCNQTVIRGRQRQHVRNCEGRKFQCGCGRAFLYKEKLALHIRFDHAGVEYGDTQQRLDGTKESDDLQYKCETCEHTFKRRGMLVNHLWRVHKNVSTAVPLERRVRHYPCGACPKMYRAAAKRDRHVRTHHPGAVGGGAIEGGRRACPPAACPACPRQYATRAKLLQHVRAHHPALAPPVKRRTTKKK, from the exons atggaTAACAGAATTCAAA ACAACCCCGGTATTCTGGCCCCGGTGGCTTCCACTGCTGTGGAAAATCGTACTAACAATATGTATATTCTCCAAGTTAAACCAAATGATGCAGAAGGGCCGTTAGAAGCAGAAGCTATTCCACTACACATGCTGATAAAT GAGCAGGATGCTGAAAATgagcagtatttaatttcagTTCTACAAGCCAAGCCGTTGCAATTATTTATag ATCAGCGAGGACAAGTTGTGACAAACACAAATGGCCAGTATTATGAAATACCCACCCCAGAGTCTCAAAATAGCAGTGATTTCACCAATTCTCTTCGGATACTTAACACGTTTGGCACTGCACCCGAACCGCTGAAGAGAGATGTTGATCAAACCAATGATGTGGTTCCAGAGAACTCTCTAGCAGATGTTACAATGCAATCTAGTGATCAAGATATAGTGTACAAAAATGCTGACAAGAAAGCATATACGAGTGACAGAAAAGTTATGCAGAGATTtg TGCACATAAAAGACCGCGTGGTGCCGCCGCGCGCCGTGGCGGTGCTGCCGCCGGCGCTGCAGCTGCGGCGGGGGGTCGTCTCGCCGCGGCGCCCGCTGCCCGCCAGGGCGCGCTTTGGACCTCTCGAAG GAATTAGCCGAACAGTATCTCCTGCTGAACTACAGGACCTACATTTGGAGTCGACCAGATCAAATCTGCCATTATTCCTTTTAAAAACGGATGATGATCAAACTGTATATATAGATGTATCAGACAAAG ACAAATCCAACTGGCTGAGTCTCCTCCCGCTGTCGCACACCGCGGCTAATCTGTGGCTGTACCAAGATGGCGGCGGTCTGtatgcggcggcggcgcggccgctgccggcgcgcgcgccgctagCGCTCGGCTACAGTCAAGAGTACGCTGCCGCGCACGGCCTGCCGCCGGGCGAGCCCGGGTTCAGTATCCTCGCAG AGCTGGCGGCGCCGCATCGCCAGCGCCAGTGGTGGTGCCACGAGTGCCAGCGCTCGATGTCCACGGCCGCCTTGCTGCAGCGACACATCGACGTCCACCACACG GAGGAGAGACAGCGGAGACAACAGAGGTACCGCTGCCAGCACTGCACGCGCACTTTCTGCAGAATGTTCAC TCTAAGGCGGCACATAGCGCGACACTGCACAAAGAAGGTTAAAGAAGAAGTAGCAAATGAAGCTTCGGAGTCTGTAACTGAAATATT GAATTCCTCGAAATCAGATGAGTTGCCAGAGTTGACCTTGAACTCTGCGCACGCAGATGACAGCCGCCTGCCCTCGGACGAGAGCCTCCAAACCAGCCTCCTAACCAACAACCTGGACTTCTCCACCAACTTGTTCGACGACCGGATGCCAAATCTGGACATTTCCGGCAGCTCTAAATCGGACAATGAGTTCAATCCATACTCTTTAGGATTCAAAGATGATATTGGATTGGTGAATGCAAGCATTGACTTTGAAATTGAAGCGGATGCCTGCAACAGCAAAGAG AATAAGACAGAAAACGAAGATTCATTGCTACTGACTTGTCGTTATTGCAACCAGACCGTCATTAGAGGCAGGCAACGCCAGCACGTCAG GAATTGTGAAGGAAGAAAATTCCAATGCGGATGCGGACGAGCCTTCTTGTACAAAGAAAAATTAGCCCTACACATACGCTTTGATCACGCAGGCGTCGAGTACGGAGATACCCAGCAGAGACTAGAC GGCACCAAGGAATCAGACGACTTGCAGTACAAATGTGAAACATGCGAACATACATTCAAG CGTCGCGGCATGCTGGTGAACCATTTGTGGCGCGTGCACAAGAACGTGTCGACGGCCGTGCCGCTGGAGCGGCGCGTGCGGCACTACCCGTGCGGCGCCTGCCCCAAGATGTACCGCGCCGCCGCCAAGCGCGACCGCCACGTGCGCACCCACCACCCCG